Genomic window (Chondrocystis sp. NIES-4102):
ACGTTGGTTGACAGCGAAATCATCCTCTGCATATTTAGGAAAAGAATCGTCTTGGTCATCTAAATCTGCCATAAAGGTAGCACTTGCAGCTATATTCGACTTATCTTGAAAAGCTGATGAGTGTTCAAACTCAGTAAAGGAATCTTCAAAACTATGCTGTTGCTCATCAAGAGCTATATTCTCTGAATTTGCTTGATTAACGTTAAGAAAAGGATTATCAAATGTATCTTCTTTAATAGCAGTCAAATCCTCTTCGCTATCGCCTGCCATTTCTGTATTATCTAATTTAGAACTATAATCTTCACCGAAATCAAAATCCTCTTCTATTGCATCTTCCTGTTGAGCAAAATCAATCCCCACTGAAGTTGGGAATGGTACGATGTTTTCACCCCCAAACATTTCTGGCATTTCAAAATTATCTTCATCAAAGTCTAATTCAGAACCCATAGACTGTTGCTGTAGCTGTTCTAGCTGCTCAATACCGCTACGTGCAAAATCAATCAGATCCTGTTCATCGCTAAATTGTAAAACATTTTCATACTGCTCTCTTGCTAGATCATAATTTTGAAATCCATAACAATAAATATGACCTCGTAGCAACAAGACATTAGGATCGTTAGGAAATTCTTCAGCTAGATGATCAATTATTTTTGCTGCTTGAGCAAAATCGCTTTCTAAATAAGCTTTTTCTGCCTGTCCGTATTCTTGTGAATAATTAGTTCCTGATGCCATGTGCTTATTGCCAAATTAATATAAATTATTATTGGTTGCGGTGAGCTTAGTAATTACTTTATGTTTAGACTGGTCTGATGGCTGTAAATTTATTTTAGCGAAGCCACCTAATATAATGTTTTCTGACGCTTGGTATAAATAAAAAAGAAGTTGCTTATTATAGTTGCTCACGTCAGGTTGCCCATCTTGCAGATCTTAATATTTTGGCAGGATCTAGTAAATTAACAATTAAGTTACTTTCGGTATCTGGTTGCCATTGAGCTTGAATAAAAGGAGCCATCGTACTTGATGGGGGACTATAAATTTCTAATTGATCTACATCTAACCAATCCATTTCCCCAATACTAGTAATTGCTAAACCCATAATTTGCTCATGGTCTTCGATCGCAATTACTGGAATTGTTGGACGATCAGTTTTTAATACTCCACTATCACCTAAAAATTGACCCAAGTCTGCTACCCAAATTACCTTTCCTCTCAAATTAATTGTTCCTAACAATAAGGGAGAGGCATTAGGAATAGGAGCAATTTGATCAGGAGTTTGCTGCATCACCTCGGCAATCCCCGTAGCAGGAAAAGCACAAGCTTCTCCCGAAGCTAAATAGAAACGAAGATGTAGTTCTCCTTCTGGGTTTTCTAGTGGTTGTATATCTAACGATAGATCGAGACTACTGTCGGCATACAGTTCAGAATTACTAACCATAAGCTTATTTTTTATACATATAAATATTTACCGATACATTAAATATGCGGTTGAACAATATTATCTCAACTAATTTCAGTTAAGCCCGTAGTAATTGTTTAACTGTGCCTATCAACTCGACAGGTTGAAAAGGTTTAGCAATATAAGCATCTGCCCCCTGCTTCATCCCCCAGTAGCGGTCGAATTCTTCACCTTTGGAAGAACACATCACGACTGGAACATTTTGAGTTTTAGGATCTGATTTGAGACGACGACATAATTCATAACCATTCATTCTTGGCATAACTATGTCCATTACTACTATATCGGGATTAAATGTTTCTAAATGCTCTAAAGCTTCTACTCCATCACAAGCAACCGTAACGTTAAGACCACTACCTTTTAGCAGATCAGAAATCATTTGTCTTTGCGCTAAACTATCTTCTACAATTAG
Coding sequences:
- a CDS encoding response regulator receiver protein, producing MSKVLIVEDSLAQRQMISDLLKGSGLNVTVACDGVEALEHLETFNPDIVVMDIVMPRMNGYELCRRLKSDPKTQNVPVVMCSSKGEEFDRYWGMKQGADAYIAKPFQPVELIGTVKQLLRA
- a CDS encoding CheW protein, translated to MVSNSELYADSSLDLSLDIQPLENPEGELHLRFYLASGEACAFPATGIAEVMQQTPDQIAPIPNASPLLLGTINLRGKVIWVADLGQFLGDSGVLKTDRPTIPVIAIEDHEQIMGLAITSIGEMDWLDVDQLEIYSPPSSTMAPFIQAQWQPDTESNLIVNLLDPAKILRSARWAT